A window of Chloroflexota bacterium genomic DNA:
TGCATGGAGGTATCCCGTTGGGCTCGGTGCATAGCGCACACGTATATGAGACACTTCTTCCTCCTTGGTTGTTTGGGCCTGAATAGGCTTTAGTATCCAAACTCTAATTTCTTATGGCGCATGACTACACTTTCCACAAGTCCAATTCCCAAGAGCGTAGCCCACAAGGAACTGCCCCCATAACTGACTAGGGGCAATGTCAATCCCGTTACTGGCAGCAGCCCTACATTTACGGCGATATTCACAAAGCACTGGAAGAAGATCATCGTGGCTACTCCGCAAGCAATCAGCCGCCCAAAAGCGTCTTGAGCCAGGCTGGCTGCGCGCAGGATGCGCCACAGCATAATCAGGAATAGCAATAATAGCACTAGGGCACCAATGAATCCAAATTCCTCACACAGAACGGAAAACACATAATCGGTATGTCGGACGCGTAGGAAATACAGTTGGCTCTGTGTTCCATGCAGGAAACCTTTGCCAAACCAACCCCCAGAGCCAATGCTGATCAATGCTTGTCTTGCATTGTAACTTATGCCAGACACATCACTGGCTGGGTTGAGGAACACCAGGATGCGCTGTTTCATGTAATCCTTAAGGGAAAACCAGACCACTGGCGCTATCGTTGCAGTTCCAAGTCCTAACAAACCTAGATAGAGAAGGCGCGCTCCCGCTGTGAATACCATACCTATCCAGATGGCCATCAATACGATAGCCGTGCCAAAATCGGGTTGACGATAGATTAGGAGCACCGGTGGAATCATGAAGACTGCTGAAAGGAGAATCCACTGCGGCTCCTGCATACGTTCTTCCTTATCTGCCAGGTATTTGGCTAAAAATACAATGAGGAGCACTTTAACCAATTCTGATGGCTGTACCGCTCTGCGCCATGTCAGCCAGCTCTGTGCTCCGAAGCCCACCCGCCCTACGGCCAACACCAGACCCAGGATGCCGATCGTTGCGATATAAAGGAGCCAGTGAATAGAACCCAGGAATTGGTAATTAATAGCAGCCGCAAGCAACAGAAGGAGCACTCCACTGCTTGCAGACACTATCTGGCGGAAGAAGCTCCGTTCCATCAATGGGTCATCGGCTTCAGTAGAGATAGTAGCGCTGTAGATTAGTGTTATGCCAATAGCCACAATGCCGATCGTGATGAATAAGAGAAGAAGGTCGAAATTCTTCCAGAGGCGCTTGGTCATCTTGATGCTTCCGTTTTCCTTGTGCTCTGTTTAGTACTCCTGGTTGGAGACTGACGGTAACTGACAATGGGGATATCGGCCTCCAATTTGGTAAGCCCCTGTGCGTGCGAAAGCCTGATCTGAATGCCCTCGCGGTCTACCCTCACGTGCTTCGAAATCACGGTAATGATCTCGTTCTTGATCACATTCAACAGCTCGGGTGGAATGCCCGACCGATCGTGAATCAGCACCAGGCGGAGCCGTTCTTTTGCGATTGCTTTGCTGGTTTTTGATCTACCAAATAATCTCGAGAAGATGTTCATCGTTCTCCTCTCTGCCAAGTGAATCCTAACTGACTTTCGGCTCGTCGTCTGGTAAAACTCAGTCCGCTAGAAACGAAATAGACTTCGTAAGCGATTCAACAGGCCGCCACGCTCTTCAAGAATGGGCATGAAAGGCACCGTTTCGCCCAGTACACGGCGGGCGATGTTATGGAAGGCCTGACTAGCGAGTGTGCTCTGTTCGAAAGCAAGCGGTATGCCTTTATTGGCCGCAACGATAACCGCTTCGTCTTCCGGGATGACTCCGAGCAGTTCAATAGCTAGGAACTCGATCACATCATAGGTATCGAGCATATCGCCGCGCTTGACCATAGCAGGTTTGATGCGGTTGATGATCAATCGGCCTGGTCCCTTGCCGTTCATCTCAATAAGCCCGATAATGCGATCGGCGCTACGCACAGCAGAAACCTCTGGTGTAGTCACGATGATTACCTCGTCTGCACCAGCTAGAGCGTTTTGAAAGCCAAGCTCGATGCCCGCTGGAGAATCAATAAGAATGAAATCATTATCGGCTTTCAACTCTTGGCAGATGGCTATCATGTCCTCACGAGTGATAGCGGTCTTGTCACTGGTCTGGGCAGCGGGAAGTAGATGCAAATTGGGCAGGCGCTTGTCCCGGATCAATGCCTGGAGCAAGTGACATTGTCCTTCGACCACGTCCACTATGTCGTAGATAATGCGGCTCTCCATGCCCATGATGATGTCTAGGTTACGTAGTCCAATGTCCGTGTCAATCGCCGCTACACGCTGACCCAACAACGCCAGAGCAACGGCCAAATTAGCCGTAACAGTTGTCTTGCCTACCCCACCCTTACCCGAGGTAATAGTGATTGCTCTACCTGCCATGTCATCCTATCCTTTTGTTCTGCTCAACTTGCTTCTTGGTTATTTGCCACTCCATGGTTCGGCCACAATGCGGCCATCGAGCACGAAGGCAACTTCTGGTTGGAGACCTTTGCTTTTCTTCTCAGGTGATGTAGCAATGCAGTTGCCAATACGTAGTTGGGTAGGCATAAGCTCTAATGCGCATACGATGGCGGTATTGTCGCCCAAAGCGCCTGCATGAACCATCCCGCGCAGCCTCCCCCATACCACTACATCCCCGCCGGCAATGATTTCTGCGCCTGGGTTCACATCGCCAATAACCACTACATGGCCGGGATGCCTGAGCGATTGTCCTGAGCGCAAAGTCCGCCGCAACAAGAGCCCCTCACTCGGCTCTTCCGCTGATGTACGTAGCCCTGTTTGATCCTGGACAACCTCTGGCAGGGCTAGTCTCACGCCTAAAGCTTGGGCTGCTTCAGCAGCGGATTCGGAGCCAGTCCGCAGGGATACCAGCTTGATGTCATGCTTCAGTAACAAGTCCATCAATTCTTTCAGTTCTATCTGAGCCAGATCGCGCTTGCCGATACTCAGATTTACCTGGCTGCCGCGGAAAAAAGCGTCGGCCTGATCCAGTCGCAAGTCTAGTTCGCGCAGCAGTTCGCTCCAATCTCCTTCACCGAGAGCGATGGATAACCCTTTGCGCGTTCCCTTGATCCAGATCTTGGATTCCCCACTGGAGCGGGGTGGTATAATGGTTGCGGGAGTCATAGGCTAATCTCCTGGTGGTGCTGCCACCAGTTCCTCGCTGGGTAGCAGTGGCAGACTATAGTAAGCGCGTAAAATCTGTGCTGCAATAGGTACGGCCACCTTGGCTCCTTCATGCCCTCCAGAAACGAAAACCACCAAGGCAATTTCTGGCTCTTCATAAGGAGCGAAGGCAGTAAACCAAGCATGAGTGGGCAGATAACCCTCGGCATCGCGAGGACCCGGGTACTCGGCTGTCCCCGTTTTGCCAGCAACAGCAACCTCTGCCAGATTCACTCGGTGTGCCGTGCCACGTGTCACCGCGGCACGCATACCCTCCCGCACGATCTCGAGGTTCTGTGCAGAGACGGGCACTTGGCGAATGACCTCGGGCGCATAGTCCTGTACGATACGTCCCTCGCTATCAATAATCCGATATACTACCTGGGGGCGATACAGTTTACCACCATTGGCTATCGCAGCCGTAGCATTCAGCAATTGCAATGGAGTGACCAAGACATAACCCTGACCAATTACAGCGTTATAGGTATCACCTGTCACCCATGGTTCACCATAGGTTACTCGTTTCCAGTAGTCATCTGGGATTAGCCCTGCAGCCTCACCGGGAAGGGCAATTCCCGTCAGCTCACCAAAGCCGAAAGCTCTGGCGTATTCGCCCAGCCTTTCGATGCCCAATCCATTGAAATCTTTGAATCCACCGCCGACTTGGTAAAAATAGATGTCACAAGACTGAGCGATGGCCTCCGTCACGTTCAAAGCACCATGTCCCCATATGTTCCAGCATTTGAATACCTGAGCCTTGACTGGGTCATCTGGGAAGTACTTGTTGGGTAACAGCAATTTGCCGGCACAAGTGAGCCTAGTCTTGTAGTCAATGACTCCCTCTTCTAGACCTGCAGCTGCCGGAATGATTTTGAACGTCGAACCTGGGGGATACTGACCACTAATGGCGTGATTGAGCAGTGGACGCTCTGGGTCAGCGCTCAGTTGCTCATAGTCCTGTGTAGTTATACCCCTAGCGAAAAGGTTGTTGTCATAACTTGGCAGCGACACCATGGCCAGGATTTCACCTGTCTGCGGATTCATAGCGACGACGACGCCAGCAGTTGACCCAACACGGCGCATGCCCTCTCTGAGCGCAGTTTCTGCCGCTCGCTGCAGATCCAAGTCCAGGGTCAGTATGATGCTATGCCCAGGTTGAGGAGGATCTATGGCCAGCACGTTTACTTCTCGTCCAAATGCGTCTACTTCGATATGCTTCTGTCCTTTGCGTCCGTGCAAAGCCTTTTCATATGTCGCTTCCACGCCCATCAAGCCGACTTGATCGTTGATCGCATAGCCTTCCTCAGTTTGATCGAGGTAGTACTGTGCATGCTCTGCGGGAATGTATCCCAAATAGCCCACTAGGTGTGAAGTAAGACTTCCAGTAGGGTATTCTCGTCGGGGAACAACTTCCACAATGACCCCTGGCAGATATAGGTGCTCTTCCTCAATGAGAAAGGCAACTTGCTTGTCCACACCTTTCTTGATTGCTACGGGAAGATAAGGCGAAATGGTATCTCGCTCCAGGATTTCCTCAATCCCTAGCAAAGTGCCTGCTCCACCCAAGGAGGCTGTTTTGCTGCTGACCGGGATCTCCAGCAACTGGGATAGACGAGTCAGGATAGCCTGTCTTGCCTCTTTCTCTTTGGGCAAGGCAGCAGGGACAATGGAGATAGTATAACTCGGGATATTTCGTGCCAAAAGACGGCCATAACGGTCATAGATCACACCTCGCGGTGCATCAACAGATACCAGACGGAAGCGATTGGCATCGGCTTGTAGTTGGTAACTTTCGCTATGCAATATCTGCAGATGCCACAGTCGGCCGACCAGTACCGCAAAAGCGGCCAGGATTACGGCGCGAAATAGTATAATTCTCCATTTACCGTTATCGCTGTTCATCCCATCAGAACTCTAACTGCGCTTTTTGCTCGCCTTGGATTACTACAAGCGAGCAGAGCTCATTACCGATTTACATTACACGGCGATGTAACCACTGCATGATCCAATAGATAGGGTATATGATCACGGCATTCAATATCATACACGGCATGGTCACTTGCAGCAAGCTCGTCACCCAGGGCACTGCACGCCCGGAGAATCGCAGGATGATCACATAAGCCAGGTTGTATATGCTGGTAGCGAGAATGCTGGCAGCAGCGGGTAACCAAGATGAGCCTTGGAAGACACTGGGGCTGCCCAGACCAGTTGCTAGACTTGAGAGGCAAAGGGAGATAGTGATTGCTCCAAAAGAGCCGCTGGAGAGCAAATCGAGCATGAGGCCACCAGCAAGTGCCCAACCGATTCCTTCGCGGACATCACGAAGGAGGGTCCACGATACTACAACGAGTAGCATCAAATCGGGGACCACACCAAGTACCAAAAATTTGGGCATGACACTCGTCTGCAATAGGGCTACAATGAGCAGTAATGCACCGGCAAGATATGGGTTAATGGTACTCCTTTCCACACCGATGCGCGATTCGTTCCAAAAGCGCAATGCTCACGAGCAAGCGATATTTCTCAGGTTAAGGAGCATAATCAATTGGCACGAAACTCTGAATGACCAAGACTATTTCCAAGCGGTCAAATTGGACCGCAGATTGAACCTGTACTTCCTGAAACATCTCCACATCGTTCCGCTTAACGGCTGTGACCTGGCCAATCACCAAGCGTTTGGGGAAATTGCCTCCCAAGCCGGAAGTGAGGACGATATCTCCCACTTGTACTTGCTCGCTTTGTTCGATGTAGCGCATAACTAGTCCCCGCGTTCCTTGCCCTTGCACCACACCAGTGGCCCGTGAACTCTGGATGAGGGCATTGACGGAACTTGCTGGATCAGTCAGCAACATGACTCGCGCCGAATGCGGATATACCAATGTCACTCTGCCGACCAGTCCACGTGCCGTAACCACAGGCATCCCTACGGCTATCCCATCATTGGCGCCACGGTCAATGATAATATAGTGCAGTAGGTTGCTGGGGTCACGTCCAATGACTTCGGCAGCTAACAATTCATAGGTTGGATTAGCCAGCTTGAACTGCAATTGCTCGCGTAGAATCGTCCGCTCAATCTCTGCCTCGCGCAGGCGCACATTTTCGATCATCAAGCGGTCCACAGTATCCTGCAGTTCCTGGATGCGGGTCTGGAGCGTGTTCAGATTGCGCAAGGTCTGCACTCCATTGGCTATCCTGACGCTGATCCAGTGGAAACTGTATTGGAGTGGTGCCAGTAAAGTGAAGACGACGTTCTCTACTGGCTGAAGGTGACCAGTTGGATGCAGAACCATACCACCCAACAATACCGCGATCAAGAGCAATGCCAGAGCTTTTGAGCGATCCCGCAATACACTCAAATTCCTATCCTCCGGGGCGATGCATCTGGCGCGCGAAAGAGGCTAATGCCTATGTGAAGCAAATGCCTTGCTGCATCCTAAGGCAGGCAAAGACTGCTCCCTAGCGCGTTGCTCGAACACGCTGCGTTGAAGCCAACACTTTGTGCAAAGAATCGAGATGCTCCAACACTTCTCCCGCTCCACGCACAACACAGGTCACCGGATCATCTGCGACGTACACGCGCATCTTCGTCTCTTGGGTCAGGCGCTCAGCCAGGCCCTGGAGTTGGGAGGCGCCTCCTGCCATCGCAATGCCTTGTTCTATCAGATCTGCCACGAGCTCAGGAGGTGTGTCATCTATCGTCTCTTTGACGGTCGCGACAATGGTGCTGACAGAGCCGCTCAATGCCTCGCGTATCTCCACACTGCTCACCTCAATTGCCTGGGGTAATCCCGTAATCAGGTTGCGCCCATAGATGGTCATGGTCTTTTCCTCAGGCAGTGGACAAGCTGAACCAATAGCAATTTTGACGCGCTCGGCCATGCGATCCCCAATCAGTAAATTGTACTTTTGACGCGCGTACTGGATGATTTCTTCATCCATTTCATCGCCAGCAATGCGAATGGAGCGGCTGACCACAATGTCGCCCAGGGAAATAACAGCTACCTCTGTCGTGCCGCCACCGACGTCAATGATCATGCTGCCCACGGATTCAGTAACGGGCAAACCGGCTCCCAACGCAGCAGCCATGGGCTCTTCGATTAGGTAAGCCTCGCGCGCACCTGCACTAAGGCAGGCGTCGTGTACGGCGCGTTTCTCCACTTCGGTGACACCGCTAGGGATGCCCACTACGACACGTGGGCGGGGAAAAGGCATGCGGGTATGCTGAT
This region includes:
- the rodA gene encoding rod shape-determining protein RodA — translated: MTKRLWKNFDLLLLFITIGIVAIGITLIYSATISTEADDPLMERSFFRQIVSASSGVLLLLLAAAINYQFLGSIHWLLYIATIGILGLVLAVGRVGFGAQSWLTWRRAVQPSELVKVLLIVFLAKYLADKEERMQEPQWILLSAVFMIPPVLLIYRQPDFGTAIVLMAIWIGMVFTAGARLLYLGLLGLGTATIAPVVWFSLKDYMKQRILVFLNPASDVSGISYNARQALISIGSGGWFGKGFLHGTQSQLYFLRVRHTDYVFSVLCEEFGFIGALVLLLLFLIMLWRILRAASLAQDAFGRLIACGVATMIFFQCFVNIAVNVGLLPVTGLTLPLVSYGGSSLWATLLGIGLVESVVMRHKKLEFGY
- the mreC gene encoding rod shape-determining protein MreC; the encoded protein is MSVLRDRSKALALLLIAVLLGGMVLHPTGHLQPVENVVFTLLAPLQYSFHWISVRIANGVQTLRNLNTLQTRIQELQDTVDRLMIENVRLREAEIERTILREQLQFKLANPTYELLAAEVIGRDPSNLLHYIIIDRGANDGIAVGMPVVTARGLVGRVTLVYPHSARVMLLTDPASSVNALIQSSRATGVVQGQGTRGLVMRYIEQSEQVQVGDIVLTSGLGGNFPKRLVIGQVTAVKRNDVEMFQEVQVQSAVQFDRLEIVLVIQSFVPIDYAP
- the mrdA gene encoding penicillin-binding protein 2; protein product: MNSDNGKWRIILFRAVILAAFAVLVGRLWHLQILHSESYQLQADANRFRLVSVDAPRGVIYDRYGRLLARNIPSYTISIVPAALPKEKEARQAILTRLSQLLEIPVSSKTASLGGAGTLLGIEEILERDTISPYLPVAIKKGVDKQVAFLIEEEHLYLPGVIVEVVPRREYPTGSLTSHLVGYLGYIPAEHAQYYLDQTEEGYAINDQVGLMGVEATYEKALHGRKGQKHIEVDAFGREVNVLAIDPPQPGHSIILTLDLDLQRAAETALREGMRRVGSTAGVVVAMNPQTGEILAMVSLPSYDNNLFARGITTQDYEQLSADPERPLLNHAISGQYPPGSTFKIIPAAAGLEEGVIDYKTRLTCAGKLLLPNKYFPDDPVKAQVFKCWNIWGHGALNVTEAIAQSCDIYFYQVGGGFKDFNGLGIERLGEYARAFGFGELTGIALPGEAAGLIPDDYWKRVTYGEPWVTGDTYNAVIGQGYVLVTPLQLLNATAAIANGGKLYRPQVVYRIIDSEGRIVQDYAPEVIRQVPVSAQNLEIVREGMRAAVTRGTAHRVNLAEVAVAGKTGTAEYPGPRDAEGYLPTHAWFTAFAPYEEPEIALVVFVSGGHEGAKVAVPIAAQILRAYYSLPLLPSEELVAAPPGD
- a CDS encoding rod shape-determining protein translates to MLGLFSRDMSIDLGTATVLVLVRGQGIVINEPSVVAIEKKTKRVLAIGAEAKEMIGRTPSSIVAIRPLRDGVIADFDVTEKMLHYFINKAHQHTRMPFPRPRVVVGIPSGVTEVEKRAVHDACLSAGAREAYLIEEPMAAALGAGLPVTESVGSMIIDVGGGTTEVAVISLGDIVVSRSIRIAGDEMDEEIIQYARQKYNLLIGDRMAERVKIAIGSACPLPEEKTMTIYGRNLITGLPQAIEVSSVEIREALSGSVSTIVATVKETIDDTPPELVADLIEQGIAMAGGASQLQGLAERLTQETKMRVYVADDPVTCVVRGAGEVLEHLDSLHKVLASTQRVRATR
- the mreD gene encoding rod shape-determining protein MreD produces the protein MERSTINPYLAGALLLIVALLQTSVMPKFLVLGVVPDLMLLVVVSWTLLRDVREGIGWALAGGLMLDLLSSGSFGAITISLCLSSLATGLGSPSVFQGSSWLPAAASILATSIYNLAYVIILRFSGRAVPWVTSLLQVTMPCMILNAVIIYPIYWIMQWLHRRVM
- the minD gene encoding septum site-determining protein MinD, which gives rise to MAGRAITITSGKGGVGKTTVTANLAVALALLGQRVAAIDTDIGLRNLDIIMGMESRIIYDIVDVVEGQCHLLQALIRDKRLPNLHLLPAAQTSDKTAITREDMIAICQELKADNDFILIDSPAGIELGFQNALAGADEVIIVTTPEVSAVRSADRIIGLIEMNGKGPGRLIINRIKPAMVKRGDMLDTYDVIEFLAIELLGVIPEDEAVIVAANKGIPLAFEQSTLASQAFHNIARRVLGETVPFMPILEERGGLLNRLRSLFRF
- the minE gene encoding cell division topological specificity factor MinE, which produces MNIFSRLFGRSKTSKAIAKERLRLVLIHDRSGIPPELLNVIKNEIITVISKHVRVDREGIQIRLSHAQGLTKLEADIPIVSYRQSPTRSTKQSTRKTEASR
- the minC gene encoding septum site-determining protein MinC yields the protein MTPATIIPPRSSGESKIWIKGTRKGLSIALGEGDWSELLRELDLRLDQADAFFRGSQVNLSIGKRDLAQIELKELMDLLLKHDIKLVSLRTGSESAAEAAQALGVRLALPEVVQDQTGLRTSAEEPSEGLLLRRTLRSGQSLRHPGHVVVIGDVNPGAEIIAGGDVVVWGRLRGMVHAGALGDNTAIVCALELMPTQLRIGNCIATSPEKKSKGLQPEVAFVLDGRIVAEPWSGK